In Drosophila nasuta strain 15112-1781.00 chromosome 2R, ASM2355853v1, whole genome shotgun sequence, a single genomic region encodes these proteins:
- the LOC132785693 gene encoding transmembrane protein 181, with translation MAKPPSDTSGLGYAYHLPSGGLLLRLKNSLSQFSDLFSEFNKYISPAFFHDRCERSVHMRMYSMHKREFVMVFLGFFTCFGLGIIIGLTGPPITTTDALTAKQILANTTLAHSKTVLATGPFAMKSPLMTTYSQQLWLIAKLVTDNNDDERYDKSFQISVSIDGISEQHKPLSVLGASMAHNRTRHLICVRNDCEEFTVMHLGFLDYAHYIITVRFLGLESFHQKYNIRSITFYFKTYSPEFTQIEIWFRFIFLLFTFIVICWYAHTLRKYPVYDWSIEQKWISVLLPLLLLYDNPFFPLIFLMNSWLPGMLDAVLQATFLCALLMFWLCIYHGLRQNERRFVSFYLVKIIVVLPIWLCAIVLATWEKCNELRDPTYSHFVDTKNYNGLKMFFYIACCMYVLYLGLLLLRAYTELRSMPYFDVRLKFLTLLMLFVLSISITVTTCRFGFGILEDNFVATLNTTYRSSAQFMCFYGLLNFYLYTMAYVYSPDGRFAQAELAVTKDNPAISMIDDSDEDVVYGSDEESRRPLTSVGGGAGKNDYDSD, from the exons ATGGCAAAGCCGCCAAGCGACACCTCGGGACTGGGCTATGCCTATCATCTGCCCTCGGGTGGATTATTGTTGCGCCTAAAGAATTCGTTGTCGCAGTTTAGTGATTTGTTCAGCGAATTCAACAAATACATTTCACCCGCCTTCTTTCACGATCGCTGCGAGAGATCCGTTCACATGCGCATGTATTCCATGCACAAGCGTGAGTTTGTCATGGTCTTTCTCGGCTTCTTCACCTGCTTCGGCCTGGGCATCATCATCGGACTCACGGGTCCGCCCATCACAACCACAGACGCATTGACGGCCAAGCAGATATTGGCCAACACAACGTTGGCGCACAGCAAGACGGTGCTGGCCACCGGACCATTTGCCATGAAGTCCCCACTGATGACCACTTACTCCCAACAACTGTGGCTGATTGCCAAGTTGGTAACGGATAACAATGATG ACGAACGCTATGACAAGAGTTTCCAGATCAGCGTCTCCATCGATGGTATCAGCGAGCAGCACAAGCCACTGAGTGTCCTTGGAGCCAGCATGGCGCATAACAGGACGAGGCATTTGATCTGTGTGCGCAATGATTGTGAGGAATTTACGGTGATGCACTTGGGTTTCCTGGACTATGCCCACTACATCATCACAGTGCGTTTCCTAGGCCTGGAATCGTTCCATCAGAAATACAACATCAGATCTATAACGTTCTAT TTCAAGACGTACAGTCCGGAGTTTACGCAGATCGAGATCTGGTTTAGGTTCATCTTTCTACTCTTCACCTTTATAGTGATT TGCTGGTATGCTCACACCCTACGCAAATATCCAGTTTACGATTGGTCCATTGAGCAAAAGTGGATCTCTgtgctgttgcctttgctaCTGCTCTACGATA ATCCCTTCTTTCCCTTGATCTTTCTAATGAACTCCTGGCTGCCCGGCATGCTTGATGCCGTGCTTCAAGCGACTTTCCTTTGCGCCCTGCTCATGTTCTGGCTGTGCATCTATCACGGTCTGCGACAGAATGAGCGACGCTTCGTTAGCTTCTATCTGGTCAAGATCATTGTCGTGTTGCCCATTTGGCTGTGCGCCATTGTCCTGGCCACCTGGGAGAAGTGCAACGAGCTAAGAGATCCCACATACAGTCATTTTGTGGACACCAAGAACTACAAT GGCCTCAAGATGTTCTTCTACATTGCCTGCTGCATGTATGTGCTCTATTTGGGCTTGTTGCTCCTGCGCGCCTACACGGAACTGCGTTCCATGCCTTACTTTG ACGTCCGCTTAAAGTTTCTAACACTGCTAATGCTCTTCGTGCTGTCCATTTCCATCACGGTGACCACTTGccgctttggctttggcattcTGGAGGACAACTTTGTGGCCACCTTGAATACCACCTATCGCAGTTCGGCACAGTTCATGTGTTTCTATGGCCTATTGAATTTCTATCTGTACACCATGGCGTATGTGTATTCGCCCGATGGTCGCTTTGCCCAGGCCGAGCTGGCGGTCACCAAGGATAATCCGGCCATTTCAATGATTGACGATTCCGACGAGGATGTTGTCTACGGCTCCGATGAGGAGTCACGCCGTCCACTCACCTCCGTTGGCGGTGGAGCTGGTAAAAACGATTACGACAGCGATTAA
- the LOC132785692 gene encoding pre-mRNA-processing factor 17 — MSMLGLQSYGSSSEGDSDDEQQQNKKQEEEQKVPALHLQPVDKTHSLSTALAVCAAPDVVPMGAVAVARTLDPTLKEVTYNPRYEEMFAPVKGPEHPNLTMQQRAPRNTLAGYVEKAHINAFEFENQRRTFHTYGYALDPTVDEAADGQSYVGDLQSAYDDNGKTVFEAPKAKKMRKQEKNDNPEDVEGFLGPWGRFENEVTVAKPNEQERAELDELLSKRHKRGRIPEDKPLEEKSTLHIKDAYDYQGRSYLHAPHDLGVNLRSNAPPPKCFLPKAHIHTWTGHNKGISSIRWFPKTAHLLLSGSMDCRVKLWEVYGDRRCVRTFSGHRQAIKDIAWNNKGSHFLSASYDRYIKLWDAETGDVVSRFTTRKMPFCVKFHPDNSKQHLFVAGTSDKKIICWDTRSGDIVQEYDRHLGSVSTITFVDDNRRFVTTSDDKSMRIWEWDIPVDMKYIADPTMHSMPAVTLAPNGKWMACQSLDNKIVIFSALNRFKMNRKKTFTGHMVSGYACQLDFSPDMSYLVSGDGDGKCYIWDWKTTKMYKKWQAHEGVCISALWHPHEASKLVTAGWDGQIKYWD; from the exons ATGAGTATGTTGGGACTGCAGTCCTACGGCAGCTCCTCCGAGGGCGATTCTGAtgacgaacaacaacaaaacaagaaacagGAGGAGGAGCAAAAGGTTCCCGCCTTGCATTTGCAACCTGTGGACAAAACACACTCGCTGTCCACAGCGCTGGCAGTTTGCGCTGCTCCAGATGTAGTACCCATGGGTGCAGTAGCCGTCGCACGCACACTTGATCCCACACTCAAGGAAGTCACGTACAATCCACGCTATGAGGAAATGTTTGCGCCCGTCAAGGGACCCGAGCATCCCAATCTGACGATGCAACAGCGAGCGCCGCGCAACACGCTTGCCGGCTACGTGGAGAAGGCGCAcataaatgcatttgaatttgagaATCAGCGTCGCACTTTTCACACCTATGGCTATGCCTTGGATCCCACAGTAGATGAGGCAGCTGATGGTCAGTCCTATGTGGGAGACTTGCAGTCTGCCTACGACGACAATGGCAAAACGGTATTCGAGGCGCCCAAGGCCAAGAAAATGCGCAAGCAAGAGAAGAATGATAATCCCGAGGATGTGGAGGGTTTCCTCGGTCCCTGGGGACGGTTCGAGAACGAGGTAACTGTGGCTAAGCCAAACGAACAGGAGCGCGCCGAGCTGGATGAGCTGCTGTCGAAGCGGCACAAACGCGGACGCATACCCGAGGACAAACCACTCGAGGAGAAGTCCACGCTGCACA TCAAGGATGCCTACGATTATCAGGGACGCTCCTATCTGCATGCACCACACGATCTTGGCGTGAATTTGCGCTCAAATGCACCGCCACCCAAATGCTTTTTGCCCAAGGCGCATATTCACACCTGGACGGGTCACAACAAGGGCATCTCCTCCATTCGTTGGTTCCCCAAAACCGCCCACTTGCTGCTCTCCGGCTCCATGGATTGCCGCGTCAAGCTGTGGGAAGTCTATGGCGATCGACGTTGTGTGCGCACTTTCTCTGGTCATCGACAGGCAATCAAGGATATTGCCTGGAACAACAAGGGTTCGCATTTTCTATCCGCATCATATGATCGCTACATAAAGCTGTGGGATGCGGAGACGGGCGATGTGGTGTCGCGTTTCACAACACGCAAAATGCCGTTCTGCGTCAAGTTCCATCcagacaacagcaaacagcatcTGTTTGTCGCCGGTACCTCCGACAAAAAGATCATTTGT TGGGATACACGAAGTGGCGACATTGTGCAGGAGTACGACCGGCATTTGGGCTCCGTTTCCACCATTACGTTTGTGGATGATAATCGTCGCTTTGTCACCACATCCGATGACAAATCGATGCGTATCTGGGAGTGGGATATTCCCGTCGATATGAAGTACATTGCGGATCCCACAATGCATTCCATGCCTGCTGTCACCTTGGCACCCAATGGCAAATGGATGGCCTGCCAATCGCTGGACAACAAAATCGTCATATTCTCTGCGCTCAATCGCTTCAAAATGAACCGCAAGAAAACGTTCACGGGACACATGGTGTCAGGTTATGCTTGCCAGCTAGACTTCTCGCCCGATATGAGCTATCTGGTGTCGGGCGATGGCGATGGGAAGTGCTACATCTGGGACTGGAAGACGACGAAAATGTACAAGAAGTGGCAGGCGCACGAGGGCGTCTGTATTAGCGCCTTGTGGCATCCACATGAAGCGAGCAAATTGGTCACCGCTGGCTGGGATGGTCAGATTAAATATTGGGATTAA
- the LOC132785694 gene encoding uncharacterized protein LOC132785694: MNFAIRSNWPNKANLMEISINVFVFILYTLLVLYLQHFVNKYTEFVRSL; encoded by the coding sequence ATGAATTTTGCCATTCGCAGCAATTGGCCCAACAAAGCCAACTTGATGGAAATTTCTATAAACGTTTTTGTGTTTATATTGTATActttattagttttatatttgcaacattttgttaaCAAATATACGGAATTCGTGCGTAGTTTATAA